Proteins encoded within one genomic window of Arachis ipaensis cultivar K30076 chromosome B08, Araip1.1, whole genome shotgun sequence:
- the LOC107614436 gene encoding uncharacterized protein LOC107614436, with the protein MGTNSTEHGGSEEIMENEVKETKNFPIHKLIADSSSKSNSMVIKKRHAVIPPHIIAEAISTMGIDLRFSGPITQKEMEYVEQYVLAKYPEYGGLIQGDGNGIDLSSFIINEEPSECTQDDRGKSPIGTPRESSMYLFGSNLPEMDRAQLEPSRLLDILNKKTSFHGSFISIPEIQVTNKVLKHCGLPDDEYLVLFTPSYKDAMMLVGESYPFVKGNYYMTTLGEEEDCIREFASFKESKVILAPKAWLDLRIKGSQLSQNFRRKCKISLKGLFSFLADVNGTMHWISEAHRNSWHVLLDASALVVGKDSLRLALHRPDFVVCSLDNTHSNPSKIITCLLVRKKSFDTSSATSSQVFE; encoded by the exons ATGGGAACTAACAGCACAGAGCATGGAGGATCTGAG GAGATTATGGAAAATGAAGTCAAGGAAACTAAGAATTTTCCTATACACAAATTAATAGCAGATAGTAGTTCTAAATCAAACAGTATGGTCATAAAG AAACGCCATGCAGTGATTCCTCCTCACATCATAGCTGAGGCCATATCAACTATGGGAATTGACCTTAGATTTTCTGGTCCAATCACACAGAAAGAAATGGAGTATGTTGAGCAATATGTGCTCGCGAAGTATCCGGAATATGGAGGCCTAATTCAAGGAGATGGAAATGGAATAGACTTGTCTAGCTTCATCATCAATGAGGAGCCTTCAGAATGCACACAAGATGATCGAGGAAAGTCGCCAATAGGGACTCCTAGAGAGTCTTCTATGTATCTGTTTGGAAGCAATCTCCCTGAAATGGATCGAGCGCAGTTGGAGCCGTCGAGGCTACTAGACATTCTCAACAAGAAAACTTCATTCCATGGAAGTTTTATCTCAATCCCAGAAATCCAAGTTACAAACAAGGTTTTGAAGCATTGCGGCTTGCCGGATGATGAGTACCTTGTTCTCTTCACTCCAAGTTACAAGGATGCTATGATGTTGGTTGGAGAAAGCTACCCTTTTGTTAAGGGTAACTACTACATGACAACTCTTGGCGAAGAAGAAGATTGCATACGCGAATTCGCTTCTTTTAAGGAGTCAAAGGTGATTCTCGCGCCGAAAGCTTGGCTTGATTTGAGGATCAAGGGTTCACAGCTGAGCCAGAACTTTAGGAGGAAGTGTAAGATCAGCTTGAAAGGGTTGTTCTCTTTTCTAGCAGATGTGAATGGAACAATGCATTGGATTTCTGAGGCTCACAGGAACAGTTGGCATGTCCTGCTTGATGCGTCTGCGTTGGTGGTCGGAAAGGATAGTCTCCGGCTCGCACTTCACCGGCCAGATTTCGTTGTTTGTAGCCTTGATAACACTCATTCCAACCCTTCAAAAATCATCACTTGCCTCTTGGTGAGGAAGAAATCCTTTGATACTTCCTCAGCTACTTCTTCTCAGGTATTTGAATAA
- the LOC107613985 gene encoding TITAN-like protein isoform X2, with amino-acid sequence MRAVVYTVLIGLFGLGYPTLHMKKKKSGLRAENDEREGAFRWRCRWGTIGVWRASVTAKMTSKTTTNNNENEKKKKKKKNEFEFCKVCKLNHNQGLRHKYFPNHNKSLSNFLSRFRNKLTDVRFFLKNPKFLSPQFASQNRFWCVFCDVDIVELHSSFACANGIRHLASAEHVKNLKHFFWKNGGSVDQLDAFMVSDDDVAKWEKKCEALQNEAVSGSGGCRGAVIGPSSDIHNQPNNGNIDSFENFYSHSVKSYPSSNDVLPLQYYTNENQISGLSGVHNAGVLGYATSVVPLEASSSGENSFALQDFVVDKKSHFSGNKGVLDNGRMLSRESSHHGLQMLTQISSVPSENAGGNVHSGAPPPWFEATEGFQIHSIPVLGGVASNSNMSGKSKKLNPKRVGAAWAEKRKIELEREKRGEVVRNEYDPTWLPNFGRVWQSGSRKESQKEFKKEKRNLFNVETQSEMPLKIQPYVSKRMRMEGGGDQANG; translated from the exons ATGCGGGCCGTTGTTTATACTGTTCTTATTGGGCTTTTCGGGTTGGGTTATCCGACCCtacacatgaaaaaaaaaaaatcaggcTTGAGAGCGGAGAACGACGAAAGAGAAGGTGCGTTTCGGTGGCGATGCCGGTGGGGAACAATTGGAGTCTGGAGAGCATCAGTAACAGCTAAAATGACGTCAAAAACCACCACCAACAACAATgagaatgagaagaagaagaagaagaagaaaaacgagTTCGAATTCTGCAAAGTATGCAAGCTGAATCACAACCAAGGTCTCCGCCACAAGTACTTCCCCAACCATAACAAATCACTCTCCAATTTCCTCTCCAGGTTCCGCAATAAGCTCACCGACGTTCGATTCTTCCTCAAAAACCCTAaatttctctctcctcagttcGCTTCTCAGAACCGGTTCTGGTGCGTCTTCTGCGACGTTGATATCGTTGAGCTCCATAGTTCCTTTGCCTG TGCTAATGGAATTCGTCACCTTGCGAGTGCTGAGCATGTGAAGAATTTGAAGCACTTCTTCTGGAAAAATGGTGGCTCGGTGGATCAGTTGGATGCTTTTATGGTCTCTGATGATGATGTTGCTAAG TGGGAGAAGAAGTGTGAGGCTCTGCAAAATGAAGCTGTGTCGGGGAGTGGTGGATGTCGTGGAGCTGtgattggtccttcaagtgataTCCATAATCAACCCAACAATGGAAATATTgatagttttgaaaatttttattccCATTCCGTGAAATCATATCCTTCTTCAAATGATGTTTTGCCTTTACAATACTATACAAATGAGAATCAGATATCGGGACTCTCTGGAGTTCACAATGCTGGTGTTTTAGGTTACGCTACGTCTGTGGTACCTTTGGAAGCATCGAGCTCTGGTGAAAATTCTTTTGCCTTGCAGGATTTTGTAG TTGACAAGAAAAGCCATTTCTCCGGTAATAAAGGG GTGTTAGACAATGGTAGAATGTTAAGCCGAGAGAGCAGTCATCATG GTCTACAGATGCTCACCCAAATCTCTTCTGTGCCTTCCGAAAATGCTGGTGGAAATGTTCATTCTGGAGCACCCCCACCATGGTTTGAAGCAACTGAGGGGTTTCAGATACATTCTATACCTGTTTTAGGAGGTGTAGCTTCCAATTCAAACATGTCTGGGAAGTCCAAAAAATTGAATCCAAAGCGGGTTGGAGCTGCTTGGGCAGAAAAGAGAAAGATTGAGCTGGAGAGGGAAAAGAGAGGAGAGGTTGTGCGAAATGAATATGATCCCACATGGCTTCCTAATTTTGGTAGAGTCTGGCAATCCGGTAGCAGAAAAGAATCCCAAAAAGAATTCAAGAAGGAGAAACGAAATTTATTCAATGTTGAAACTCAATCTGAGATGCCACTCAAGATACAACCTTATGTTAGCAAAAGAATG CGCATGGAAGGAGGTGGTGATCAAGCAAATGGGTGA
- the LOC107613985 gene encoding TITAN-like protein isoform X1 codes for MRAVVYTVLIGLFGLGYPTLHMKKKKSGLRAENDEREGAFRWRCRWGTIGVWRASVTAKMTSKTTTNNNENEKKKKKKKNEFEFCKVCKLNHNQGLRHKYFPNHNKSLSNFLSRFRNKLTDVRFFLKNPKFLSPQFASQNRFWCVFCDVDIVELHSSFACANGIRHLASAEHVKNLKHFFWKNGGSVDQLDAFMVSDDDVAKWEKKCEALQNEAVSGSGGCRGAVIGPSSDIHNQPNNGNIDSFENFYSHSVKSYPSSNDVLPLQYYTNENQISGLSGVHNAGVLGYATSVVPLEASSSGENSFALQDFVVDKKSHFSGNKGQVLDNGRMLSRESSHHGLQMLTQISSVPSENAGGNVHSGAPPPWFEATEGFQIHSIPVLGGVASNSNMSGKSKKLNPKRVGAAWAEKRKIELEREKRGEVVRNEYDPTWLPNFGRVWQSGSRKESQKEFKKEKRNLFNVETQSEMPLKIQPYVSKRMRMEGGGDQANG; via the exons ATGCGGGCCGTTGTTTATACTGTTCTTATTGGGCTTTTCGGGTTGGGTTATCCGACCCtacacatgaaaaaaaaaaaatcaggcTTGAGAGCGGAGAACGACGAAAGAGAAGGTGCGTTTCGGTGGCGATGCCGGTGGGGAACAATTGGAGTCTGGAGAGCATCAGTAACAGCTAAAATGACGTCAAAAACCACCACCAACAACAATgagaatgagaagaagaagaagaagaagaaaaacgagTTCGAATTCTGCAAAGTATGCAAGCTGAATCACAACCAAGGTCTCCGCCACAAGTACTTCCCCAACCATAACAAATCACTCTCCAATTTCCTCTCCAGGTTCCGCAATAAGCTCACCGACGTTCGATTCTTCCTCAAAAACCCTAaatttctctctcctcagttcGCTTCTCAGAACCGGTTCTGGTGCGTCTTCTGCGACGTTGATATCGTTGAGCTCCATAGTTCCTTTGCCTG TGCTAATGGAATTCGTCACCTTGCGAGTGCTGAGCATGTGAAGAATTTGAAGCACTTCTTCTGGAAAAATGGTGGCTCGGTGGATCAGTTGGATGCTTTTATGGTCTCTGATGATGATGTTGCTAAG TGGGAGAAGAAGTGTGAGGCTCTGCAAAATGAAGCTGTGTCGGGGAGTGGTGGATGTCGTGGAGCTGtgattggtccttcaagtgataTCCATAATCAACCCAACAATGGAAATATTgatagttttgaaaatttttattccCATTCCGTGAAATCATATCCTTCTTCAAATGATGTTTTGCCTTTACAATACTATACAAATGAGAATCAGATATCGGGACTCTCTGGAGTTCACAATGCTGGTGTTTTAGGTTACGCTACGTCTGTGGTACCTTTGGAAGCATCGAGCTCTGGTGAAAATTCTTTTGCCTTGCAGGATTTTGTAG TTGACAAGAAAAGCCATTTCTCCGGTAATAAAGGG CAGGTGTTAGACAATGGTAGAATGTTAAGCCGAGAGAGCAGTCATCATG GTCTACAGATGCTCACCCAAATCTCTTCTGTGCCTTCCGAAAATGCTGGTGGAAATGTTCATTCTGGAGCACCCCCACCATGGTTTGAAGCAACTGAGGGGTTTCAGATACATTCTATACCTGTTTTAGGAGGTGTAGCTTCCAATTCAAACATGTCTGGGAAGTCCAAAAAATTGAATCCAAAGCGGGTTGGAGCTGCTTGGGCAGAAAAGAGAAAGATTGAGCTGGAGAGGGAAAAGAGAGGAGAGGTTGTGCGAAATGAATATGATCCCACATGGCTTCCTAATTTTGGTAGAGTCTGGCAATCCGGTAGCAGAAAAGAATCCCAAAAAGAATTCAAGAAGGAGAAACGAAATTTATTCAATGTTGAAACTCAATCTGAGATGCCACTCAAGATACAACCTTATGTTAGCAAAAGAATG CGCATGGAAGGAGGTGGTGATCAAGCAAATGGGTGA